Proteins from a genomic interval of Channa argus isolate prfri chromosome 11, Channa argus male v1.0, whole genome shotgun sequence:
- the top3b gene encoding DNA topoisomerase 3-beta-1 — MRTVLMVAEKPSLAQSIAKILSKGNCTSRKGLNGACSVHEYTSTFQGQTVRFKMTSVCGHVMTLDFIGKYNNWDKVDPAELFSKAPTEKKEATPKLNMVKYLQVEARGCDYVVLWLDCDKEGENICFEVLDAIQPVMNKGNVREQTVYRAKFSSITDTDIWNAMNHLGEPNRNEALSVDARQELDLRIGCAFTRFQTKYFQGKYGNLDSSLISFGPCQTPTLGFCVERHDKIQSFKPETYWVLQAKVFKGKDSPLTLDWNRVRVFDREVSQMFLNLAKTSREAKVESVSKKEKTKQRPQALNTVEMLRVASSALGMGPQHTMQIAERLYTQGYISYPRTETTHYPENFDLKGTLKQQSNNAFWAEEVKALLSSGLNRPRKGNDAGDHPPITPMRAASEAELGSDGWRLYEYITRHFIATVSQDCKYLQTTIEFSIATEGFSCSGKTLISPGYTEVMPWQGIPLEEALPACEHGDTFTVDEIKQVEKQTSPPDYLTEAELITLMEKHGIGTDASIPVHINNICQRNYVTVESGRKLKPTNLGIVLVHGYYKIDAELVLPTIRSAVEKQLNLIAQGKANYQQVLQHTLDIFKRKFHYFVDSITGMDELMEVSFSPIAATGKPISRCGKCHRFMKYIQAKPSRLHCSHCDETYSLPQNGAIKLYKELRCPLDDFELVLWTSGARGKSYPLCPYCFSNPPFRDMKKGMGCNECTHPSCQHSLNSLGIGQCVECDGGVLVLDPTSGPKWRMACNKCNVVVHFFEHAHRVQVASESCNVCDASLVAVDFNKTRTPLPAGETQHTGCVFCDSVFQDLVELKHATMRHAMHRGGGARRGGRGRGRGRRGNPKKPKDKMAALAAYFV; from the exons GAAATTGTACAAGTCGCAAAGGGCTCAATGGAGCATGCTCAGTGCACGAGTACACAAGCACCTTCCAGGGCCAAACTGTCCGCTTTAAGATGACTTCTGTGTGTGGACATGTGATGACTCTGGATTTCATTG GGAAGTACAACAACTGGGACAAGGTGGACCCTGCAGAACTCTTTAGCAAAGCTCCCACAGAAAAGAAGGAAGCTACTCCCAAACTCAACATGGTCAAGTACCTGCAG GTTGAAGCCAGAGGCTGTGACTATGTGGTTTTATGGTTGGACTGTGATAAAGAAGGTGAAAACATCTGTTTTGAG GTACTAGATGCTATTCAGCCAGTGATGAACAAGGGGAACGTCAGGGAGCAGACTGTTTACCGTGCCAAATTCAGTTCCATTACTGACACTGACATCTGGAATGCCATGAACCATCTGGGAGAGCCAAACCGCAACGAAGCCCTGTCTGTGGACGCACGCCAGGAACTGGATCTGCGCATTGGCTGCGCTTTCACTCG gttCCAAACCAAATATTTTCAAGGCAAATATGGCAATCTAGACTCCTCCTTGATCTCATTTGGACCTTGCCAGACTCCCACACTTGGCTTCTGTGTGGAGCGCCATGACAAGATTCAGTCATTTAAACCAGAGACTTACTGGGTCCTCCAGGCAAAG GTGTTCAAAGGAAAGGACAGCCCGCTGACACTGGACTGGAACAGGGTGAGGGTTTTTGACCGGGAGGTCAGTCAGATGTTCCTCAACCTGGCCAAGACATCCCGGGAAGCCAAG GTGGAGTCAGTGAGTAAGAAAGAGAAGACCAAGCAGAGGCCCCAGGCCTTGAACACAGTGGAGATGTTAAGAGTGGCCAGCTCTGCCTTAG GCATGGGCCCACAGCATACCATGCAGATTGCAGAGCGACTGTATACACAGGGCTATATCAGTTACCCACGTACTGAGACCACCCACTACCCAGAGAATTTCGACCTGAAAGGAACTCTGAAACAGCAGAGCAACAATGCCTTCTGGGCAGAGGAG GTTAAGGCTCTGCTTTCATCTGGATTAAACCGACCCAGGAAAGGAAACGATGCCGGAGACCATCCACCTATTACTCCCATGCGTGCAGCTTCAGAAGCGGAACTTG GTAGTGATGGCTGGAGGCTTTATGAGTACATCACACGCCATTTCATTGCCACCGTCAGTCAGGACTGCAAGTACCTACAGACAACCATTGAATTCAGCATTGCCACAGAGGGTTTTTCATGTAGTGGCAAAACCCTAATATCACCAG GTTACACAGAGGTGATGCCTTGGCAGGGAATTCCCCTAGAGGAGGCCCTGCCAGCTTGTGAGCATGGAGACACTTTCACAGTGGATGAGATCAAGCAAGTGGAAAAGCAGACCAGCCCCCCAGACTACCTGACGGAAGCCGAACTCATCACCCTCATGGAGAAACATGGCATTG GCACTGATGCCAGTATCCCTGTGCACATCAACAACATTTGCCAGAGGAACTATGTGACAGTGGAGAGTGGGCGCAAGTTGAAGCCAACCAACCTAGGCATTGTCCTGGTCCATGGCTACTACAAGATAG atGCAGAGCTGGTGCTGCCCACCATACGCAGTGCTGTGGAGAAGCAGCTGAACCTTATCGCCCAGGGAAAGGCCAACTACCAACAGGTCCTGCAGCATACACTGGATATCTTCAAGAGGAAGTTCCACTATTTTGTGGATTCCATTACGG GCATGGATGAGTTGATGGAGGTCTCCTTTTCTCCTATTGCTGCCACTGGGAAGCCTATTTCCCGCTGTGGCAAGTGCCATCGCTTCATGAAGTACATCCAG GCCAAGCCCAGCAGGCTCCACTGCTCCCACTGTGACGAGACCTACAGTCTTCCTCAGAATGGCGCCATCAAGCTTTACAAAGAGCTCCGCTGTCCACTGGATGACTTTGAGCTAGTTCTGTGGACGTCAGGAGCCAGGGGCAAGAGCTACCCACTTTGTCCATACTGCTTTAGTAACCCACCTTTTAGGGACATGAAGAAAG GTATGGGATGCAATGAATGTACCCATCCATCGTGTCAACACTCTCTCAACTCTTTGGGCATTGGACAGTGTGTGGAGTGTGATGGTGGTGTTTTGGTACTGGATCCCACCTCTGGACCAAAATGGAGGATGGCCTGTAATAAATGCAACGTGGTGGTGCACTTCTttgaacatgcacacagagtGCAG GTTGCTTCAGAGAGCTGCAATGTATGTGATGCCTCTCTGGTCGCGGTCGACTTTAATAAGACTCGCACTCCTCTTCCTGCTGGTGAGACCCAACACACtggctgtgttttctgtgattCAGTCTTCCAGGATTTGGTGGAGCTCAAACATGCTACCATGAGGCATGCCATGCACCGGGGTGGAGGTGCCAGAAGAGGAGGACGAGGTCGAGGCAGAGGACGTCGTGGCAATCCAAAAAAGCCTAAAGACAAAATGGCTGCCTTAGCAGCTTACTTTGTATAG
- the LOC137136527 gene encoding interleukin-17C-like translates to MVALQMMRVFLLCLLALHRCLGSQCVDESFSICSLPEDYSKLVNLPSHINERSIATWSYVMNIDLNRVPQVINEASCHTDHSCRGLDNTFGLETIPVSLKMPVLKKNPSCTPPASYSIEFELITVACLCALSRHSST, encoded by the exons ATGGTAGCGCTTCAG ATGATGCGAGTCTTTCTGCTGTGTCTGCTAGCCCTCCACCGGTGTCTGGGCAGCCAGTGTGTTGATGAATCCTTCTCAATATGCAGCTTGCCGGAGGACTACAGCAAACTGGTCAACCTACCCAGCCACATCAATGAGCGCAGCATCGCAACATGGAGCTACGT GATGAACATCGACTTGAACCGCGTGCCTCAGGTCATCAATGAGGCCAGCTGCCACACTGACCACTCCTGCAGGGGACTCGACAACACTTTTGGACTAGAGACCATCCCTGTGTCCCTGAAGATGCCTGTCCTCAAGAAAAACCCCAGCTGCACCCCCCCAGCCAGCTACTCTATAGAGTTTGAGCTCATCACTGTAGCTTGTTTATGTGCCCTTTCCAGGCACAGCTCAACATGA